DNA sequence from the Glycine soja cultivar W05 chromosome 18, ASM419377v2, whole genome shotgun sequence genome:
AATTGTGTTTCTGTTGTTGTTGAAGAAAAGAGATGATGGTCATGGCGAAGTGAGAAAGGAAACGAGGAAGAAGGGGATGATGGTCACATGTCGATTTTCAGAAATCTTGATAAGGGAGGTCGtggatttttcattcttctaatatatatttattttttattttagtccttataaaattttgtttaatttgtattagtttctttaaaaaaatatttgataagaattaataacaaataatttatatatattgtagggaaaaaaatgaatatatatatatatatatatatatatatataaaggactaaaaaaaaataacaatgaccaaaatattttttttatttgggactcaacacaaaaaattttttattaaggataaaaacaaaatttgttaatttatcgaGGACCAAACACATAATTTATTAgtatcatataaaattataaaatcaaacagaaccaaagaaataaattaaatgatcaaattgaacctaaaaaataaattaaataataaaaataataattaaaaagataaaataataaatttaatatcaatttattctctattttatttttatatttatatattcatttttcaaaaaaaaatattttattagacaatacttattttttagtgggaacaataattttcttattatacatacacaagtaaaaaataattcttgtgGGGGGCAATTATTCCCACACCCTCTCACGTGCATCCACCATTGCAGGTAACcattttttcattataataatttatctttttattttattttaattttttgattaaaaaacattattttaattattttattattttttgttccgGCATATAACCTTCAATTACCGGTTATTTTTTGTGTTCCGCAGGTGAGGAAGGATTTCCCCGACTTCACCTTATCTATCGCCGAGAACCCGTACCTTcatataaacatatatatatctgATACTCTCACGTTTCACGCGTCCTTCTCCCACCGCACCCCACACTTCCGGCACCGTCGGAACTCAGCACCGCACATCTGCACCCCACACTCGTCTTCTCACAACCGTCAATCGCAGTCACAGCGCACAGGTCCATCTTAGTTTTATCCCTTTTAGGGTTCTAAACTAATACCGCTTTGGCTATTTTTATGAGTGATCTCAACTGTAATTCGTTGTTCCTATATTCTAAGCCAAAGATAACGTTTCTGAGTTTCGCAATTTGTATTTCgcttttttatttcattggttagtttttcaattttggtttATTTAATTTGCGCTTCGATATCTATTTCATTGATTAGTGttccaattttcattttaatttgtgCTTCCATTTGGATCTCTAAATTATCTGAACTGAATCATACACGCGTTGTTACTCAGCTTCGAGTTCAGAGGTCCCCCCCTTCACTGCAACGTTTTCACCTTGATTTCTTCAGGTACCATAtgcttttttaataaataaaaaaaaaacatttttgtttctCAATCGTAAGAGGTTCCATTTTCCCTACTCATCAATATACGTAGGATCTTAGGCATGCCGGTGTTGGAAACCCTAATAGAACGGAAGGTGTTCTTGATAAGATCAAGAACAACATTTGGGCGACCTGGGTTTTTCAAATTGACCCTGTTGGAGAGTATTAACTATTGAGGACACCCCACATGAGTTGATGACGTAAGACACAGTAAAGGTGTCACCTTTGTGATAGTTTCTATCAGAATGATGATTGagttgaagagaaaaaatgagGCATTGTGTTGTGTTGCAGCCAAGAACCCAATAGGATATACGGGTAGTGTAGTAACATGAGAATGATGATCTTGCAATGAGAAAAGTAGGAACCATTTACTCCCTTACATTGAGATTATTGCATTGCACACTGTTTTTGTTGGTTAGTTGTTGAAATTGCTATGGGGTTTGAACAAAAAGATCTGTCTCGTGAGGTCTGGCCAAAGGGTTTGTTCAATTTCCACCTCATGCAATTTTTAACACGGTTTATGAGCCTTCTGCAAACTGACTGGTTCTGATATATTAGCATTTAATGTTGGGACTTGCATTCTTTTATACTTCACTTTGTTAACATGTGCAGGCCGGGAAATAGTGTAAAAACACTTGTTGGTAATCAGGGTTTTAAATAGCGTGCTATAGCCCTTGCTTGCTATAGGGGCTGCTGTAGCGGAACAGTTTACTGTAGTGGACTAAATAGCGGGCTGAATAGCAGCCGTAGCGGATGCTATAACAGTGCTATATGTTGATTCCAAAAACCCCCCTCTAAAAAAACAGAGGTTAGGGAAAATGATTAATAAGACTTGaatttagaagatgatgattgatgattcttatttaggaaacttgtatttgACTTTTGTCAGTATTTACCTGTCTGTTTTATTTAAGACacctctgtttttttttattgttaattatgaaTGTCATGAAttttgagggcgagccctggtgcagcggtaaagttgtgccttggtgacttgttggtcatgggttcgaatccggaaacagcctctttgcatatgcaagggtaaggctgcgtacaacatccctcccccataccttcgcatagcgaagagcctctgggcaatggggtacgaaaaagaaaaagaaagatgaaTGTCATGaattttgagtaatttttatcatttttgagaattaatatgtatataattatatagtaTACATTATATTAACTATAAgctacataaaaaaattcagaataGCGGCGGTTATCCTCTATCCTGCTATATTGGTTTTTCGGTCGGCTGCTATGTGCCGCTACTCAAGATTCAAAACATTCTGGTAATTCTAGAAcatgtaaagtttttttttccaggTTTTAGAATGccattgtattattattattattgttgagcATGTTTGGTGTATAGATTACTTTTTgagaaataatcataaaaaattctCTTGTGAAGTTATAAACAAATGATTGTTTCTCCCGAATAAATTGAACCACTGTGCACTAAGATCATATTGTTAAACAATCATTCTTTTGGATAGAATATAGATATTGCAGATACAGTCATGCCCTCAGATTTTAggtaattttatatgaaaatgcataaaaaattaaagttctgGAGTGTGGGTTGGGAAATGAGAGGAATGATACATTGTTCTTAATAATTGCAGCCTTGTTAGCTACCTGCCCTCTTTAAGCTGCAATAGTAAACTCTAAAGAgggaaaataagttttttaattagttgtaaCAAGCATCTTCATTACTTACAAATTTTTTCCAATCCTTCATCTCTCTTTCACTTTGTCTCACAGCTCTAGTTCTCTCTCACAAGCTTTCTCCAGCTTTGCAACTAGCTTTGTCTGACTCTGgcatatatttttgttcttcagGTAAGCGAGAATCCATTGGTCTCACATATATTTTTGTTCAGTTTAATGCAACTTACTGCTTTGTGTTtcaccattttaatttaatttgaatttcagggaCTAATTCCTAATATCCCATATCTATGAAAATTGGTTTTTGAATCTAAAATGGAGATTTACTCGATTCTTtcctttattttgaaattgtttGTGCCTAATTATCTTTACTAATGCATGGGACTTGTCTCTTGATTGTTTTGTGATTGCCACACTaactgaaagaaatgaaaacccGAGGGGGGTGTCAGTGTAACTCCATGTTACCTTTGAACTGTTTATAACATCATTAACATGTCTTGCCTGATGATGAGGGCTTTGATTTTTTTGAGAAGTTTTATGCCTGTTAATTTGAGATTATATTCAATATTAGTGCATCATGTCCAACATTACTACAacattttccttcattttgtgTAGTTGATGACAGTACGATTTGCCAATGGACTTATACTTTCAAGAAAATTGCTATATAGTCTCCAGACTAGCTCACATTGCTCTTAGccccttattttttattgttagctttttgcattttgaattgaagtttttcataattttgtgtTCATAGAAAAATACTAATGGATTCATCACAAAGTGCGGCTCTTGGGGGAAATGGTGGGAGTGGTGGAAATGGGACGTTGATTTCTCAAATTAATGACATGGCAGCCTCTGCAACAGGAGCTGATGATTCTATGCAGAAGCTGAACCAGGTCAGCAACTCCATTCAGAAAACCTTGGGCCTTATCCATCAGCTTTACCTCACAGTTTCTACCTTCAATGCTGCCTTTCAAATGCCTCTCCTCCAACGCATGTATTTCTCTCTAATCCTTTTCCTGTAatgcattttttctttgttttacttTTGCTTCATGTTCAAAATTGatcatattttactttaaatgtCCCAGCAATGGCCTTGTTGCGGAGCTTGACAACATGGTTAAATTGGCAGAGAAGTGCAACATTCAGGTTCCTATGGAGGTTGTCAAGTGAGTTGTTTGGCTTCGTGTGCTCCTATAGTTTTCTTTTGACCTAatgtaagtttttctttttaatttttctcatttgaaTTTAATTGTTGGCTTTAGTTTAATTGATGATGGAAAGAATCCAGACGAATTTACCAAAGATGTTATAAACAGCTGTATTGCAAAGAATCAGATCACCAAAGGAAAAACTGATGCTTTAAAGGTCTAATCTTATTCTTGATTTTCATTAGATATGAATTTCTTTGTTTCCAGTTTTGTCTttcccatatatttaataaGAAGCTTTAGTCCAACTTAGCATTTCTGTTTGGGCAGAGTTTGCGCAAACATCTTTTGGAGGAATTGGAGCAGAACTTCCCTGATGAGGTTGAAACTTTTAGAGAGAGTCGTACTGCTGCAGCTGCTGTAAGTACCATTGCTTATTTGGTCTTTTATTTCAATGTGGAACAGAGCTTTAAAAAGACCCTGCTATTTTAGGAGGATCGTatgatctcttgatttctttattttaactaTACAACTCTTCTTTCCTTAAATGATAATGGAGACTAGCAAGCAATATCAATccagagagaagaaaaatacaGATATCACTAGAGAAACTGAAATTGAAAGAAACTACTGAAAAAGGACAATGCAGCTCTTAAAGGGTTTACTAGCATCCCACACTTTCTCCTCACCTTCCCTGTTTCCACTTCTAATAATTTCCTCTAGCAGGTCACGCCTTCCTCAATTCCCTTTCTTGTGATAATTCTGTTATTGGTGGATCCGAACTATCCACGTTGGCATTTTATGACCATTGGTTGTTCTACATGCCTGACAAGTTCACTTTTGATGCTACCAAATTATACAACCAAGAGAGAACTTAATACACATTATTTCTGAATGCTTTCTACCAATTGTCACTGTATATCACATGGTTAATTTAATAGTACCATTGTAAATGGCAGCTTGTCAAGGGATCAAGGGACTACTTATATTGTTAAACTTGGGCTTGGGGGGAACTCAAAGACAACTGAATCCATGAGTAAAtaacaagaattatatgtttttgttaGTTAACATAAATCTTGGCCTTATTTCATCCATGCAGGAGTTGAAACGTCAGGCACAAAGCGCACTGCCAAATGGAGATGTGAGAGTTAAATCAGAGCATTGAGTGATATATTTCTTGTGTCTTCTAGCGTTTATGTATGCACTGTATAGTGGAGTTCAGCACTGTTCCTTGTTTCTGCATGTTGGTTAAATGCTGTAAATTTGATGACTAATTTTTGCTTActattaattacttaatttggCTTGTTGCTATTTTTTGAGTGTGCATGTTTCAATGAGAGGTTGAGGTGCCGGGGAAGTGGAAATTAATTGGTGTTATTAGTTTTCTTTAACACTGGTAAgtttcaaagaaagaaaaatcaatctttcaaacgACTTTTTTTATctagaaaattcaaaaaataaatatttatccaaataatacaattctattattattttttttgcttagtTTAGAAGGGAACTGATTTCTAAACTAAAATCGATTTTATAacgtgattttttgtttttttatttatttcttttaattatttttatttttttacatagatTTTTTCCCCAATGATTTATGAATTTATTGCTCAATATAAAGAATAATTAGACTTATATAAgactttaatataaaataaatctttaaataaattaatagattaaattaaacttttaaatagaTTAAATCATACGTAAAAATAAAGTCTATAAGAGATAATAGACCAAATTCAATgcttacatttttttacatacttattaacattttatttttttacatttttttatcatataataaatcacattaaatttatatttttatatttattcttctCTCTTCCTAGATtgtctaataataatattataaatgttcattaaataattttttaatcaaataatatcacttatcatttatatatatatatatatatatatatatatatatatttcttattaacTTTAGATAACATTTGAATCTCCAACTAAAATAGACAGCAACAAGCAATTGTGCTGAAGGATGAATCACGAACCAGCCTAGAAGAAGGgtttcatttttctatttctattcccatttttatacaaaaactctttattttacttcttcaattaaaaatatcaaatattttgaattgttgAGAAGTgactaaaattgaataaaattttaaagtcattttgtaaattaaaaaaataattaagttaataataataaatattttattttgaaaatttaattttttatattataaaaaa
Encoded proteins:
- the LOC114397619 gene encoding mediator of RNA polymerase II transcription subunit 10b-like; the encoded protein is MDSSQSAALGGNGGSGGNGTLISQINDMAASATGADDSMQKLNQVSNSIQKTLGLIHQLYLTVSTFNAAFQMPLLQRINGLVAELDNMVKLAEKCNIQVPMEVVNLIDDGKNPDEFTKDVINSCIAKNQITKGKTDALKSLRKHLLEELEQNFPDEVETFRESRTAAAAELKRQAQSALPNGDVRVKSEH